Proteins encoded by one window of Pseudorca crassidens isolate mPseCra1 chromosome 3, mPseCra1.hap1, whole genome shotgun sequence:
- the ZFYVE16 gene encoding zinc finger FYVE domain-containing protein 16 isoform X4 — protein MDSYFKAAVSDLDKLLDDFEQNPDEQDYLQDAQNSYESNHYSVSSELASSQLTSLLPKDQQCINCCASSETGYETNQIALNEKTLEGQTSIQNEKNVTGLDLLSSVDGGTSDEIQPLYMGRCSKPVCDLISDMGNLVHVTNSEEDIKKLLPDDFKSSADSLIGLDLSSVSETFCISSTDHGNNTVREEQNDVSSELQNREISGTKEFGIKVDTALSDSCNYSGKENLEDKKISNQLEPVVDFNMPSALTQQSSKMFDAKDHLQDKNQPCELVKADGCLVKEEVDVPVIAAPECLKEGGSTSALSCSLPKNGGLCLNDSNLRDENFKLPDFSFQEDRTAIFIKQSAKEDSRNLGLKDNKGEIQDSASTLHVSSENTYSSLSCLPVPGSLCGSLIEDKAHGDCLPQHEYKDNIKDAVTVHEEIQKNMTSGGEPLKENDLLKQEKCKNIPHQPLIEKMGDRKADSNQMVVRVESLDYPDNTSSSTAAESQIELSGANAPESPDCCEGFTFSSNDISGQDLDYFNIDEGMKSGAPVSDAELDAFLTEQYLQPSNIKPFEENVTDSKSQMNQIDMKGPDDGNVDNIYFNAEAGATGESPGINMICETVDKQNTTENGSLSLGEKSAIPVEQVLSSSKSEITNELSVSDSNSQSVHVGGARPKQLFSVPSRTRSSKEPNKLDVPNMPESEPRIANTIVPTTCATDSVTDPQVSFNSNYIDIESNFEGGSSFVTANEESLPANTCKEGLVLGQKQPTWVPDSEAPNCMNCQVKFTFTKRRHHCRACGKVFCGVCCNRKCKLQYLEKEARVCVVCYETISKAQAFERMMSPTGSNLKSNHSDDCATIQPLQETQTSSISSPTTLPISALKQPSVEGLCSKEQKRVWFADGILPNGEVADTTKLSSGSKRCSEDFSPLLPDVPLMINTVDHASSTTVEKPNSEAGDIKNEIIRSPISQVPSVEKLPTNTGTEELPTSGTFTLDDDVFAEIEDLSSPTGVLVNSNLPVASISDYRLLCGIDKNVCNKISLLPDDEDSLPPLLVASGEKGSVPVIEEHPSHEQIILLLEGEGFCPVTFVLNANLLVNVKLAFYSSDKYWYFSTNGLHGLGQAEIIILLLCLPSEDTIPKDIFRLFITIYKDALKGKYIENLDSITFTESFLSSKDHGGFLFITPTFQKLDDLLLPSNPFLCGILIQKLEIPWAKVFPMRLMLRLGAEYKAYPAPLTSIRGRKPLFGEIGHTIMNLLVVMKVINSSNEHVISIGASFSTEADSHLVCIQNDGVYQTQANSATGHPRKVTGASFVVFNGALKASSGFLAKSSIVEDGLMVQITPETMDGLRLALREQKDFKITCGKVDAVDMREYVDICWVDSEEKGNKGVISSVDGISLQGFPSEKIKLEADFETDEKTVKCTEVFYFLKDQDLSISATRYQFAKEIAMACSAALCPHLKTLKSNGINKIGLRVSIDTDMVEFQAGSEGQLLPQHYLNDLDSALIPVIHGGTSNSTSLPLEIELVFFIIENLF, from the exons ATGGACAGTTATTTTAAAGCAGCAGTCAGTGACTTGGATAAACTCCTCGATgattttgaacagaatccag atGAACAAGATTATCTCCAAGATGCACAAAATTCATATGAGTCTAACCACTATTCAGTCTCTTCAGAGTTGGCTTCCTCACAGCTAACTTCACTGCTACCAAAGGATCAACAATGCATTAATTGTTGTGCCTCATCAGAAACAGGCTATGAAACAAATCAAATTGCCCTGAATGAAAAAACACTTGAGGGACAAACTtctatacaaaatgaaaaaaatgtaacagGACTTGATCTCCTTTCTTCTGTGGATGGTGGCACTTCAGATGAAATCCAGCCTCTATATATGGGACGATGTAGTAAACCTGTCTGTGATCTGATAAGTGACATGGGTAACTTAGTTCATGTAACTAATAGtgaagaagatattaaaaaattattgccagATGATTTTAAGTCTAGTGCAGATTCCTTGATTGGATTGGATTTATCTTCAGTGTCAGAAACTTTCTGTATTTCTTCAACAGACCATGGTAATAATACAGTCAGAGAGGAACAGAATGATGTCAgttctgaattacaaaacagagaaATCAGTGGAACTAAAGAATTTGGTATAAAAGTAGATACGGCACTTTCAGATTCGTGTAATTACAGCGGAAAAGAAAATTTAGAGGATAAAAAGATCTCTAATCAGTTAGAACCAGTTGTTGATTTCAACATGCCATCTGCTTTGACTCAACAAAGTTCCAAAATGTTTGATGCCAAAGACCACCTACAGGACAAGAACCAGCCATGTGAATTAGTAAAAGCTGATGGCTGTTTGGTAAAAGAGGAGGTAGATGTGCCAGTCATAGCTGCCCCAGAATGTTTAAAAGAAGGAGGCAGCACAAGTGCTTTGTCTTGCAGTCTTCCAAAAAATGGAGGTTTATGCTTAAATGATTCAAATTTAAGAGATGAAAATTTCAAGTTACCTGACTTTTCCTTTCAGGAAGATAGGACTgctatatttataaaacaatctGCAAAAGAAGACTCAAGAAATTTAGGTCTTAAAGATAATAAGGGTGAAATCCAAGATTCTGCTTCAACTTTACATGTTTCAAGTGAAAATACATATTCCTCATTGTCCTGTCTTCCAGTACCTGGGTCTTTGTGTGGATCATTAATTGAAGATAAAGCTCATGGTGATTGTTTACCCCAGCATGAatataaagataatataaaagaTGCAGTGACTGTGCATGAAGAAATACAGAAGAATATGACTTCAGGTGGGGAACCTTTGAAGGAGAATGATCTTTTGAaacaggaaaaatgtaaaaacataccTCATCAGCCATTAATTGAAAAGATGGGAGATAGAAAGGCAGATTCTAACCAGATGGTAGTTAGGGTTGAGTCTTTGGATTACCCTGATAACACCAGTTCTTCTACAGCTGCAGAATCTCAAATAGAGCTTTCTGGTGCTAATGCCCCAGAATCTCCTGATTGTTGTGAAGGTTTCACTTTTTCAAGCAATGATATCAGTGGACAAGATTTGGATTACTTTAATATTGATGAAGGCATGAAAAGTGGTGCACCAGTTAGTGATGCTGAACTTGATGCCTTTCTAACTGAACAGTATCTTCAGCCTAGTAACATAAAACCATTTGAAGAAAATGTAACTGACTCAAAATCTCAGATGAATCAGATAGATATGAAAGGCCCAGATGATGGAAATGTCGACAATATATATTTCAATGCTGAAGCAGGAGCTACTGGGGAAAGTCCTGGTATTAATATGATTTGCGAAACGGTTGATaaacagaatacaacagaaaATGGTAGCCtttctttaggggaaaaaagtgcAATTCCAGTTGAACAAGTGTTATCTAGCAGTAAGTCTGAGATTACAAATGAATTATCAGTCTCTGATAGTAACAGTCAATCTGTTCATGTCGGAGGCGCCAGACCTAAGCAACTGTTTAGTGTTCCATCAAGAACAAGGAGTTCAAAGGAACCAAATAAGCTGGATGTTCCAAATATGCCTGAAAGTGAACCCAGAATAGCAAATACCATTGTTCCAACCACCTGTGCTACAGATTCTGTGACTGATCCTCAGGTTAGCTTCAATTCTAATTACATTGATATAGAAAGTAATTTTGAAGGTGGATCCAGTTTTGTAACTGCAAATGAAGAATCTCTGCCTGCAAACACTTGCAAAGAAGGCCTTGTTTTGGGCCAGAAACAACCTACTTGGGTTCCTGATTCAGAAGCTCCAAATTGTATGAACTGCCAAGTCAAATTTACTTTTACGAAACGGCGACATCACTGCAGAGCATGTGGAAAA GTAttttgcggtgtctgttgtaatagGAAGTGTAAATTGCAGTATCtagaaaaggaagcaagagtatGTGTAGTCTGCTATGAGACTATTAGTAAAG cTCAGGCATTTGAAAGGATGATGAGTCCAACTGGTTCTAATCTTAAATCTAATCATTCTGATGACTGTGCCACCATCCAGCCTCTTCAGGAGACTCAAACATCCAGTATATCTTCACCTACAACTTTACCAATCTCAGCACTTAAACAGCCAAGTGTTGAAG GATTATGCTCCAAAGAACAGAAGAGAGTATGGTTTGCAGATGGTATATTGCCCAATGGCGAAGTTGCAGATACAACAAAATTATCATCTGGAAGTAAAAGATGTTCTGAAGACTTTAGTCCTCTCTTACCTGATGTGCCACTG atgataaacaCAGTGGATCATGCCAGTTCTACTACAGTGGAAAAACCAAACAGTGAGGCAGGCGAtataaaaaatgagataattcGAAGTCCTATTTCTCAGGTtccatctgtggaaaaactgcCTACAAACACAGGGACTGAGGAGTTGCCTACTTCTGGCACTTTTACACTAGATGATGatgtttttgcagaaattgagGACCTATCAAGTCCTACTGGAGTCTTGGTTAACAGTAATTTACCTGTTGCTAGTATTTCAGATTATAGGTTATTGTGTGGTATTGACAAGAATGTTTGCAATAAGATTAGTCTTCTACCTGATGATGAGGACAGCTTGCCTCCTCTTCTGGTTGcatctggagaaaagggatcag TGCCTGTAATAGAAGAACACCCATCTCACGAGCAGATCATTTTGCTTCTTGAAGGCGAAGGTTTTTGTCCTGTTACGTTTGTCCTAAATGCTAATCTACTTGTGAATGTCAAGTTAGCATTTT ATTCCTCAGACAAATATTGGTACTTCTCAACCAATGGACTGCACGGCTTGGGACAGGCAGAAATTATTATTCTATTGTTATGTTTGCCAAGTGAAGATACTATTCCTAAGGACATCTTCAGACTCTTTATCACCATTTATAAGGATGCTCTGAAAG gaaaatacatagaaaacttGGACAGTATTACCTTTACTGAGAGTTTTCTCAGCAGCAAGGATCATGGAGGATTTCTATTTATTACACCTACTTTTCAGAAACTTGATGATCTCCTGTTACCAAGCAATCCTTTTCTTTGTGGAATTCTTATCCAGAAGCTAGAGATTCCCTGGGCAAAGGTTTTTCCTATGCGTTTAATGTTGAGATTGGGTGCAGAATATAAAG CATATCCTGCTCCTTTAACAAGTATCAGAGGCCGAAAACCTCTTTTTGGAGAAATAGGACACACTATTATGAACTTACTTGTT GTAATGAAAGTAATAAATTCTTCTAATGAGCATGTCATTAGCATTGGAGCTAGTTTTAGTACAGAAGCAGATTCTCATCTAGTCTGTATACAGAATGATGGAGTTTATCAAACACAGGCCAACAGTGCTACTGGCCATCCTAGAAAAG TGACAGGTGCAAGTTTTGTGGTGTTCAATGGAGCTCTAAAAGCATCTTCAGGATTTCTTGCTAAGTCCAGCATAGTTGAAG ATGGCTTAATGGTACAAATAACTCCAGAGACCATGGATGGCTTACGGCTAGCTCTACGAGaacaaaaagactttaaaattacATGTGGGAAAGTTGATGCTGTAGACATGAGAGAATATGTGGACATCTGCTGGGTAGATtctgaagaaaaaggaaacaaagg TGTTATTAGTTCAGTGGATGGAATATCATTACAAGGATTtccaagtgaaaaaataaaactggaagcaGATTTTGAAACTGATGAGAAGACTGTAAAGTGTACTGAG GTGTTCTACTTTCTAAAGGACCAGGATTTATCTATTTCAGCAACTCGTTATCAGTTTGCAAAAGAAATAGCCATGGCTTGTAGTGCTGCACTGTGCCCTCACCTGAAAACTCTAAAGAGTAATGGGATAAATAAAATTGGCCTCAGAGTTTCCATTGACACGGATATG